TGCGATGAGTCAAGCCGCGTCGGGCAGCGAGGGCGACGACTGCTCCAGGGGCACATGGCCCTCGGGGTCCTTCACCTTCGCGCGCCGCTCGTCGAGCTCCGCCCCCAGATGCTCGAAGGCCTCCTTGCCGATGACGCCTCGCTGGTAGGCCTTGAGGAGCGCGTCCTTCTCCACGATGAGCATGCGCCGCACCGCCAGGGAGCCAAGCCTGGTGGGGTAAGTCCTTTCAGGAGGGAGGTCCCGGTCGCGCTCGGGAGCAACTGGTCTGACTGTCAGACCAGTTCGTCCGGACCGCGACCGGAAGGTGCTCCTTCCTTTCCTGCAAGAGCACTCCTGAAAGAACCTACTCCAGCAAGAACGATGGGCTCATGGGCACGCGCCTACGGGAACGTCACACCCTCGAAGAACTCGCTCCTGGCGCTGCCATCTTCCCCGCGCAACTCGAGGGTGAAGATTCCTCGTGCCTCTCTCGCCGTCGCCTCCACCTCCACCACGACGAGGCGCTTCTCTCCCGGCGGGATGGGCTCTCGCGACCACACGCCAGGAGCCTTCAACTCCACGTGCTCGGGGCCCGTCAGCACCGCACCCGCGGGCCGCCAGGGCGTCTGCCCTATGTTCCTCAGTTCCATCCGCACGGCCAGCCGCACCACCTTCAGCGCCCCCTCCACACGCTCGGTGTCGGAGCGGTAGCTGTAAGCCTGCGCACTCCTGAGCGTGCTACCTGGACGTGCGGTGACGTCTCTGGAGATGTCCTTGGAAACAATGCCCCCCGTGCCCATGAGCCCTTTGTCGATGAGAACCGTGAGCCCCACCCGATCGCCGCACTCCGCCAGGAGCCGTGCCTTCTCTTCCTGGCACTGCTGGACTTCCGCTCGTGCCTGCTGCTCGCCCTCCCGGTAGGACAAGAGCGTGCGTGGATGGCGTGTCACCTCCACCTGCCGCTGGGCCTGGGTGGGGTGCACCACCAGTTCGAGGGTGGCGTTCATGGGGGCCGCTTCGTCCAGGAAGTAGACCGTCACTGGCACGCGCTCCCCAACCGCCAGCGCCTCCGTGGGAATGAGCGTGAGCGCATTCTCTCCTTGCAACACCACGCGGAACCACCGCTCCCGCCCGGCCAGTTCCACACGCCCCAACTGTGAGTCGAAGACCAGTGTGGTGGACAGTCCCGGATGGATGCACACCTCACCCGCCTTGCCTGGAGCATCCGCCATCAGCTCGATGTGGAGCGTGCCCACCTCGCAAACGGGAAGCGGAGTCCGTGAGGCGATATCGACGGGTGGTGCGGTGAGCAGCACGAGCCCCAGCAGGGCAACAGATGACAGGGCGAACACGGAGCGAAGACCTCCAGGGAGCGCGGACCAGACCGGAAACGTGGGCCTCTACCACACTTCCCACCCGGTAGTGTGCGGGCCACGCCTGGCCTCGTCCATCCACATCCCCAGCTGGTCCTATTCGAAGCGGTCCACCACCCTGAGCCGTGCGACAGGGTCGACCAGGATGATCCCCGACCCGCTGCCGGGCCTGAGTTCCAGGCCGACATTGTCACCTGTATCCAGCAGCTCCAGGCACACCTTGTACGTCTCCCCATTGGGCGTATGGGCCTCGGTGAAGCGGCCGTACACACGCCCCTCCCCGATGTAGAGCCTCCCGGAGATGCGGGTTTCGTCCGGCAATGCGAGCTGGCCCGAGGGCGTCCTCCAGTGGCCGGGTACGAAGACCGGAGTGTCTTCACGCACGGGAACGGACCTGCCCCGCACCAGGGACCATTCGACGGATGAGATCTCTCCAACACGCAGACCGAGCATGCGGGTCATGGTGTCCACGGCTCCGGCGGGACACTCCTGGGGAGGAGGCAGCGGGCGCATTGGAGGCACCTGCTGCTGTGCGCTCATGCAGGCCTGAAGGGCGGCGCCGGTGAGGCCAAGGCACGCGTTGCGCGCGGCGGCTCCCAGGTCCGAGGGCCGCGTTTCCCGCTGGGGGCCGGTCGTCTTCTGCTTCTTCACGGGGGCACTGTCCTTTCGGGGCGCCGCCGACGGGGCGACGGCCGCGGAGGTGGACTCCTCCAGAGGCGGAGCCGCGGCCCGTGCAGATTCCGGCCCCGGCCCCGGGGGCGCCACTTCCTGGCCAGCACTGGCTTCCCGCGTTGGAGACCCGGCGCGCGACACACCGGGTGGGGAGCGCGCGAGCCACCAGCCTCCCAGCGCCAGTCCCAACCCCACGCCCGCCCAGGCCACACGCCGCGACGCCCCGCGCGCCCGCCGCTCGCCGGCCGCGCGTGCCCTCTCGCGCAGTGGCACCTTCCAAGACTCGTCCGCCCGGGACCTCACCGCCTCCAACGCCTCGCACAGCGCCACGGCACCCGGGTAGCGCGCCTCGGGCGTCTTCTCCAACAGCCGCAGACACACCTCTTCCACCACCCGAGGCACTCGCGGGTTGACGATGTGCGGTGGCAAGGGCGCCCGGTGCAGCACGGCCTCCATGTCCACCCTCCCCTCCGCATCGACCCGGAAGGGGTCCCGCCCCGTCAGCAGCCGGTAGAGCACCACCCCCACCGCGTACAGGTCATCCCCCGGCCCGGCCCGGTAGTGCACGCCCTTCACTCCCGCGTTCTCCTCGCCGAAGCGCCACGCCTCGGGGCTGCGGTACTGGGGCGTGCCCGGGGGAAACAGGCCCTGGGTGATGGTGGGCGCCCGCGCGTAGTAGCCCACCCCGAAGTCCAACAGCACCGCCTGCCCGTCACGCTCGCGCACCAGGATGTTGGCTTCCTTCACGTCTCGGTGCACCACCTGCGCCTCGTGCACCACCGCCAGCGCACGCGCCACCTCCAGCACCCTGTCCACCACCCAGCACGAGTCCACGTCGTGCTCCCAGGCGTACACGTCCAGCGGCTGCCCCTCCACCAACTCCAGCTTCAGCCAGACGAAGCGGGGCTCCGTGTCGGGCCACTGACCAGCGCCCAGCTGGCGCACGAGGTTGGGATGCCGCAGGCGCGCCCCGATGGTGGCTTCGCGCCAGGCGCGCTCCTCACACTCAGCCAGGGGCATCATCTTGAGGGCGGAGCGGTAGCCCTCGGGGCCACGCACCCGGTACACGATTCCAAAGCCGCCCGCCCCCAGCACGCCCTCCACCACGTCGGCGCCGATGCGCGTGCCCGGGGGCAGCGGTGGCGTCTCGAGCGCATTCATGGCGCCTCCGCACGAAGCGGGTGGCCCGCGCGCGAGCCGGAAGAGTTGGATGTCCAGGGAAGGAGATGCATGACGGGCGGACACCCTACCACTTCCGCGGTTGGATTCGTGACGTGACTTTTCAGATATGCTAGGGAATCGTCATGCTCATGAATCCATCTCCTCGCATCCTCCGCGCCGCCCTCCTGCTCCCACTGCTGACGACCCTGCTGCTGACCACCGGTCCGGCTCTGGCCATCACCCAGCTGCCAGAGGGATGGAAGCCGGAGGTGCGCGAGCTGAACCTCCACGAGAATCCCCCCGCCGCGCAGAAGGAGGTCCGCGTGACGGAGGGAGTCCTGACGAGCCTCGAGGTCGATGACCCGCTCGACCTGGAGCGGACCACCCTCACGGGAGCCAGGGGGCGCATCCAGATGAGTCAGCAGGGGCGGTATCTGCTGCTGCTCGATGTCACGGGCAGCCTGGAGCCCGGCGAGCGGCTGCCCTTGTCCGTGGCCTTCGAGGACGGCTCACGCGTGGAGCTGACCCTGGTGCGCGGCCATCAAGCGGGCGACATCCGAATCAAGCTCCACCGGCGCCCACCTCCCTCGCCGGAGGAGTCGAAGAACATGCTGGCGAAAACCCTGGCGGATTTCGCCCTGGACTACGAGGCGGACATCCTGAGCCAGGGTCGTCTCGACTGCGAGCCCCAGGAGCAGGAGACGCCACGGATTGGAGCCGAGCCAGGGACGGTCGTCTACCATTGCAAGCCTGTCTCCACGTGCGGGCCGCCGAAGATGCCGTCCTTCCTCCACCGCCGTGAGCCCATGGGGAAGCTGACCATCAATGGAGTGGAATCTGGCGGCATCGCATTGGGGATGCTGGCCAACAGCGTGGCCTATCAATCGAGCATACAGACAGTGCTGATCGTGTCCATGTTCAACGTGGACACGAAGCATCACTGGCGTCTGGGCGAGCACGCGCTGCGGCGGGAGGCCACCGGAGAGACAGTGCCCCTGCGCTTCGTCCGGGCGGCCGTCGCCGAGGATGGAGAGAACTCCAGCCCCTACGGGTTGATGGCGTTCGTGATCGACACGCCGCCCTCCCCTACCGAGCGCTTCGTGCTGGAGGCGCTCGAGAAGGACGGCGGCTCGCGCCGCATCCGCGTGGAAGGCATCACGTTCGAGCCGCCCACCAGGCCCTGAGCTCGAGCTTCTCAGCGGCGTTGGAGTTCGCGGAGGAAGCCCCGTTCGAGTCTACTGTTGCTGGGGATGGGCGGCTCGCGGCCTCACCGCCGACGATGCGCCAGGGCCACCTGGGCCAGCTTCAGCATCCGCCGGCGGTCGGCCTCCGACAGCTCGAAGCGCTCGAGCTCGGCCGCCACCCCCTCCAGCTTCAACTGGCCGTCGACACATGCGTTGAGCCACATCGCGACGGTGGAGTCCTCGAACTCGCGCTCGCTGTAGGCGCTGAACTCGCGCATCAGGTCCGTGTACCGGCGGAGGTAGTACTTCTGGTGGTAGTCCTCGGCCCGGTAGAACGTGGCCAGCGGCAGGATGGGAAGGAGCAGGGGCCCGCTCCTTCCCGCCATGGCCTGCCGCGCGGTCGCGAACGCCCACCGCTTCTGCGACTCGTCGGCGTAGAAGATGGCGGCCATGTACTGGCGGCTGTAGGGCCGCTCGGTGGGATCCGCGTCCTTCCAGAAAGCGCCCAGCAACGTCTCATAGGAGATCCGCGCCGGGTCGTAGTCGATCTGCAAGGACTCCGTGTGGTCCCCGAGCCGCTCATAGATCGGAGCCGGCTGGGAGCCGCCGGTGTAGCCCACGCGGGTGCGGATGACTCCAGGTAGACGCCCGAACCGGGCGTCAGGGCCCCAGAATCAACTCAACGCGAGGGTGGCCGTCTCCACGCGGGTGGGAGCCATTGCGTCCACGGGCAGGAGCCGGGTGGCGGGAGCTTCGGCGTTCGGGGCTGGCTTCATGGCGTTTCCTCCACCTGCTTCTACGGATGAACCCGGCTCGAGGTTACATTTGTTCCTCACCTCGCCACGGATGAGCACTCAGCGAAGCTCGCGGAGGAAGCCCTGTTCGAGGTAGCGGGGTATTTTCTCACGCTCCCGGAGCACTCGAACTCTCAGTTCGGGATCCTCGTTCCAGCGCTCTCGTGGGGTCCGGAAGTAATTGACAGCTCTTACCATCTTCTTCACGGACGGCCAGTAGCGTTCCAGGGTCATGAGGCACCGGCGAGCCGCGAAGAGCTTGGTGACCGCGATGACGCTACCGATGTTCTCCAAGCCCCATGCGCGCTCGATGATGGGCATTGCGAATTCGACGTTCTCCCCCGTGTTGGTCGATTTCTCCTCGGTGAGGATGTTCTCGTCAGGAACGCCGCGCTCCACGAGCAGCCGCCGCATGACTCCAGCTTCCGACTCCATGAGCCTTCCAGTGAGCCCTCCCGTTGCGATGATCCTTCGGGCCAAACCGGTCCGCCACAGGTCCGCGGCAGCGTCGGCCAGAGACTCGCAGTGATGGGGAGTGCCGAAAACGAACACCAGTTCCGCCGGCTCGAGTGGCGTGATCGGCATCACGTAGTCAGCGATCTCGCGAATTTCGTCTGGAGACAAATCGGTCCGCAAAGAGAA
This is a stretch of genomic DNA from Archangium violaceum. It encodes these proteins:
- a CDS encoding serine/threonine-protein kinase, giving the protein MNALETPPLPPGTRIGADVVEGVLGAGGFGIVYRVRGPEGYRSALKMMPLAECEERAWREATIGARLRHPNLVRQLGAGQWPDTEPRFVWLKLELVEGQPLDVYAWEHDVDSCWVVDRVLEVARALAVVHEAQVVHRDVKEANILVRERDGQAVLLDFGVGYYARAPTITQGLFPPGTPQYRSPEAWRFGEENAGVKGVHYRAGPGDDLYAVGVVLYRLLTGRDPFRVDAEGRVDMEAVLHRAPLPPHIVNPRVPRVVEEVCLRLLEKTPEARYPGAVALCEALEAVRSRADESWKVPLRERARAAGERRARGASRRVAWAGVGLGLALGGWWLARSPPGVSRAGSPTREASAGQEVAPPGPGPESARAAAPPLEESTSAAVAPSAAPRKDSAPVKKQKTTGPQRETRPSDLGAAARNACLGLTGAALQACMSAQQQVPPMRPLPPPQECPAGAVDTMTRMLGLRVGEISSVEWSLVRGRSVPVREDTPVFVPGHWRTPSGQLALPDETRISGRLYIGEGRVYGRFTEAHTPNGETYKVCLELLDTGDNVGLELRPGSGSGIILVDPVARLRVVDRFE
- a CDS encoding peptide-methionine (S)-S-oxide reductase, whose translation is MGYTGGSQPAPIYERLGDHTESLQIDYDPARISYETLLGAFWKDADPTERPYSRQYMAAIFYADESQKRWAFATARQAMAGRSGPLLLPILPLATFYRAEDYHQKYYLRRYTDLMREFSAYSEREFEDSTVAMWLNACVDGQLKLEGVAAELERFELSEADRRRMLKLAQVALAHRRR
- a CDS encoding DUF2381 family protein produces the protein MNPSPRILRAALLLPLLTTLLLTTGPALAITQLPEGWKPEVRELNLHENPPAAQKEVRVTEGVLTSLEVDDPLDLERTTLTGARGRIQMSQQGRYLLLLDVTGSLEPGERLPLSVAFEDGSRVELTLVRGHQAGDIRIKLHRRPPPSPEESKNMLAKTLADFALDYEADILSQGRLDCEPQEQETPRIGAEPGTVVYHCKPVSTCGPPKMPSFLHRREPMGKLTINGVESGGIALGMLANSVAYQSSIQTVLIVSMFNVDTKHHWRLGEHALRREATGETVPLRFVRAAVAEDGENSSPYGLMAFVIDTPPSPTERFVLEALEKDGGSRRIRVEGITFEPPTRP
- a CDS encoding YdcF family protein, with the translated sequence MPITPLEPAELVFVFGTPHHCESLADAAADLWRTGLARRIIATGGLTGRLMESEAGVMRRLLVERGVPDENILTEEKSTNTGENVEFAMPIIERAWGLENIGSVIAVTKLFAARRCLMTLERYWPSVKKMVRAVNYFRTPRERWNEDPELRVRVLREREKIPRYLEQGFLRELR
- a CDS encoding DUF2381 family protein — protein: MFALSSVALLGLVLLTAPPVDIASRTPLPVCEVGTLHIELMADAPGKAGEVCIHPGLSTTLVFDSQLGRVELAGRERWFRVVLQGENALTLIPTEALAVGERVPVTVYFLDEAAPMNATLELVVHPTQAQRQVEVTRHPRTLLSYREGEQQARAEVQQCQEEKARLLAECGDRVGLTVLIDKGLMGTGGIVSKDISRDVTARPGSTLRSAQAYSYRSDTERVEGALKVVRLAVRMELRNIGQTPWRPAGAVLTGPEHVELKAPGVWSREPIPPGEKRLVVVEVEATAREARGIFTLELRGEDGSARSEFFEGVTFP